Genomic segment of Falsibacillus albus:
TGGCACCCGTTCTATTATCGAATGGACGATCCGCCGTTTTTAAAATCAGCTATCCATCAAAGGAATTTTTGCGCGAAGTGCAGACTTATCAAGCTTTTCAGCAAGGGAAATTTGTCCGCATGCTGGACTGCAGCCTCCAGGATTCCTGGGTCTTGATGGAATACCTTTCACCTGGGACGCCGCTCAAGGAATCGGGCCTTTCAGACTTGGAGAACGTCTCGATTGCAGCCGGCATTCTGCCCACCCTTTGGTCAGCGCCGGACTTTTCAAATTTTCCGACAGTCCGGGAATGGTCAAAAGGGCTGGAGCGGCTCCGCTCCAGATTCTCCGGCAATACGGGTCCACTCCCTGCCCACTGTGTGGAAAAAGCGGAAAAGCTATATGATGAACTGTTTGCTTCCGAACGAGAAGTCCATCTCCTTCACGGGGATTTGCATCATGGAAATATCCTATTCGATGGGGATCAGGGCTGGACTGCCATAGACGCAAAGGGCGTTATCGGCGAAAAGGAGTATGATTGCATCCAATTTATGATCAACGAACTTCAAGATCAGCAAGATCGGCTGTCCGTCCTCCGCGACCGCATTTCCAGATTCTGCGATGTCCTCCAGCTTGACCGGGAGCGAATGATTGCCTGGGGTTTTTGCCA
This window contains:
- a CDS encoding aminoglycoside phosphotransferase family protein gives rise to the protein MTIPLTFQKTIIGMHKEKGEKWLQELPDFLLNWQKQQEATLLSPFELSYNYVAPVLLSNGRSAVFKISYPSKEFLREVQTYQAFQQGKFVRMLDCSLQDSWVLMEYLSPGTPLKESGLSDLENVSIAAGILPTLWSAPDFSNFPTVREWSKGLERLRSRFSGNTGPLPAHCVEKAEKLYDELFASEREVHLLHGDLHHGNILFDGDQGWTAIDAKGVIGEKEYDCIQFMINELQDQQDRLSVLRDRISRFCDVLQLDRERMIAWGFCHSVLSAAWCIEDGQNSWEWGIGCAGLFDELMQE